In the Danio rerio strain Tuebingen ecotype United States chromosome 8, GRCz12tu, whole genome shotgun sequence genome, one interval contains:
- the LOC103911582 gene encoding uncharacterized protein, which yields MVEHLPLGVDPETSAAKMENDKKKKVKETKKMKKKSKVASFTRAALRWFCFSPSDEPFRFPSSDDYEVYEKRMVEEEELKEMKQEEEEEVEKEKEVKVKERKTKKKKSKVASFTRAALRWFCFSPSDEPFRFPSSDDYEVYEKRMVEEEELKEMKQEEVVMEEEVVMTEEEEVVMTEKVNDNTKEEKTEEEVKKRKEEEISSQLSEEFWRMKLREEEKESVVEENEEIKHTEKAEVEDMEKDKVKKKTKRRRRPRRNRRVEEEEVKGQESEEVEKSMEEKETITDIVRKEEVEERVANRRRMTTWTVDSLKEELNRKFPIHKQHMWPNNRPASKAQAARRGRNRHILLWGQRNV from the exons ATGGTTGAGCATCTTCCACTGGGCGTTGACCCCGAGACATCGGCTGCCAAAATGGAGA ACGACAAGAAGAAGAAAGTGAAAGAGACAAAGAAGATGAAAAAGAAGAGCAAGGTTGCTTCGTTCACCAGAGCGGCCTTGAGATGGTTCTGCTTCTCTCCCAGTGATGAGCCGTTCAGATTCCCATCCTCTGATG ATTATGAGGTCTATGAGAAGAGgatggtggaggaggaggaactGAAGGAGAtgaagcaggaggaggaggaggaggtggagaaGGAGAAGGAGGTGAAAGTGAAAGAGAGGAAGACGAAGAAAAAGAAGAGCAAGGTTGCTTCCTTCACCAGAGCGGCCTTGAGATGGTTCTGCTTCTCTCCCAGTGATGAGCCGTTCAGATTCCCATCCTCTGATG ATTATGAGGTCTATGAGAAGAGgatggtggaggaggaggaactGAAGGAGATGAAGCAGGAGGAGGTGGTGatggaggaggaggtggtgatgacggaggaggaggaggttgtGATGACTGAGAAAGTGAACGATAACACGAAGGAAGAGAAGACAGAGGAGGAGGTCAAGAAAAGAAAGGAGGAGGAGATAAGCAGCCAGCTGTCAGAGGAGTTCTGGAGAATGAAATTAAGGGAGGAGGAGAAGGAAAGTGTGGTGGAGGAAAATGAGGAAATAAAACACACTGAAAAAGCGGAAGTGGAGGACATGGAGAAAGACAAAGTGAAGAAGAAGACAAAGAGGAGAAGGAGGCCGAGGAGAAACCGcagggtggaggaggaggaggtgaaagGACAGGAAAGTGAGGAGGTGGAAAAGAGCATGGAGGAGAAAGAGACAATAACTGACATCGTAAgaaaggaggaggtggaggagaggGTGGCGAACAGGAGGAGGATGACCACATGGACAGTTGACAGCTTGAAAGAGGAGTTGAACAGAAAGTTCCCGATACACAAGCAGCACATGTGGCCCAACAACAGACCTGCCTCCAAGGCCCAGGCTGCACGGCGGGGGAGAAACCGCCATATTCTGTTATGGGGACAGAGAAACGTGTAG
- the b3galt4 gene encoding beta-1,3-galactosyltransferase 9, which translates to MVKMVGYSVRICKAHFGKRGGHLGIIHYLLIIVFCGSLLAFLFVDVIELWVTALGMSRLESPQGVVLPHSVPPTRSEEFLLMPSIHVCERAKPYLITLVATAPPNRKARQAIRDTWGGEVHVRGHRVMTLFVVGQPTDPVIGKELIEESKERGDLIQGRFTDTYTNLTLKTLSILGWARRFCPQAHYVAKVDDDVMFNPNALLQYLNLSFKRDESELLELYLGRVHMQVAPDRNPASRHFMSETAYAGMVLPDYCSGTAYVLSRSALLKLSLAAVAINLPKPLPPEDVFVGICAHTAGINPTHSPFFSGGPAVPYSRCCYQTMVSVHHTTPANMLNYWTDMHSSGPCSWLGVRTSLGVCKVRALLGTLLRRD; encoded by the coding sequence ATGGTAAAAATGGTGGGGTATAGTGTCAGGATATGCAAAGCTCACTTCGGGAAGCGAGGAGGCCATTTGGGGATCATCCATTACCTCCTCATTATAGTCTTCTGTGGCTCCCTGCTTGCTTTCCTCTTCGTTGACGTCATTGAATTATGGGTGACTGCGCTGGGGATGAGCCGATTGGAAAGTCCTCAAGGGGTGGTTCTTCCACACAGTGTTCCTCCAACCCGATCTGAGGAGTTCTTGCTGATGCCTAGCATCCACGTGTGCGAACGTGCCAAACCCTACCTCATCACTTTAGTAGCAACTGCACCTCCTAATAGAAAGGCTCGCCAGGCAATCCGGGACACTTGGGGTGGGGAAGTGCACGTCAGAGGTCACCGGGTCATGACCCTCTTCGTTGTAGGTCAACCAACAGACCCGGTTATTGGAAAAGAGCTAATCGAAGAATCAAAAGAGCGCGGGGATCTAATACAAGGTCGCTTCACTGACACATACACCAATTTAACACTTAAAACGCTGTCTATATTAGGATGGGCGCGCCGCTTCTGTCCACAGGCGCACTATGTTGCTAAAGTAGACGATGATGTGATGTTCAACCCAAACGCGCTGCTTCAATATCTCAACCTGAGCTTTAAAAGAGACGAGAGCGAACTTCTTGAGCTTTATTTAGGTCGTGTTCATATGCAGGTCGCACCCGATCGCAATCCCGCCAGCAGACACTTCATGTCGGAGACTGCATACGCTGGGATGGTCCTCCCGGATTACTGCAGTGGGACGGCGTATGTGCTTTCTCGCTCAGCTTTGCTGAAGCTGTCCCTAGCAGCGGTTGCCATAAATCTACCCAAACCTTTGCCCCCGGAGGATGTGTTTGTAGGCATTTGTGCTCACACCGCAGGAATCAATCCAACCCATTCTCCATTCTTCTCTGGAGGACCGGCCGTACCGTACAGCCGCTGCTGCTACCAGACGATGGTGTCCGTCCATCATACCACACCAGCTAATATGTTAAACTACTGGACGGACATGCACTCCTCCGGCCCGTGCTCATGGTTGGGTGTGCGGACGTCTTTAGGTGTCTGTAAAGTAAGGGCACTTCTTGGGACACTCTTGAGGAGGGATTAA